The genomic window TCCCTGCCGGTTATCGGAAGGTGGGCATGACCGAACCCGATGATGCTGAGCTCCAAAGCGAGATCGAAGAGATTTGCGCACGGATCGATACGATCCTGAAGAATATCGAGAGCCATTCCCAAAAACCCCCGCCGACGGTTGAGGTCCAGGAATAAGGGTCGCGGTAAGAAATAATTATACAATATGGCGAAGGATTTTGGTGGCGATCAAAAGACATGCAAGATGTAGAATTATTTTTTTCCGAGGCCCAAAGGCTTAGGAGCCCCATCGGGTTGGGGGGCAAGACCTCGTTTTTCCAAAAAAAAGCTTGATTTTATCGGGCTACTAAAATACGTCCTCAATACCTAGCGATTTTTTTTTGGGGCTTTTCCGAGTTTCCGCTCAGCAACCTGTTCAGGCCTTTTTGCAGTGCGATTTCCCATTCCTCTTTTCCCAAGTGCCCATAACAGGAGGGGCCATGGCATTGACCAAAAACGACATCGTTGCCAAGGTACACGAATTGGGTTTCACCAAAAAAAAGTCGGTTGAAATTATCGAATCTCTTTTGGAAACCATCAAAAACACGCTGGAAAATGAGGATGACGTTCTCATTTCGGGATTCGGTAAATTTTGTATCAAAGGAAAAAACAGGCGCAGGGGGCGCAACCCCGCAACCGGCACAGACCTCATGCTCAGAGAGCGCAAGGTCGTCACCTTTAAATGCTCCGGTAAACTTCGCAATAAAATCAACCGGGCAGTGAAATAGATGGGTTGCGCGGCATCAAAATTTTGGTTAGCACCCAAACAGTTTGGAACCCCAGACCAACCAAAACTGCCACCGGAATATTTGATCTGAAGACGCCATCGGCTCCACCCCTTCCCGTTTCGCCCGATTCCGACCACCCGTTGTTCGTAGCAATCGCTGGCAGCGATCGCCGGTCGCCCGGAGGCTGCCACCGGAAACCAATGTTATGCGCGCCGCGCCGGGCCCTGCCGGGAAAACGACCCGATCCGATCCACGGATAATCCGGCGCAATAAAACCAACCCGGCACGATGCGTCAAAATCCGCCCACCTTGCGGCCCTGACGGCCGCCACCCCACCCGCCCATAGGTCTAAAAGGGTTGCGGTTGTTGCAAAGCGTGGGCATCGAGCGCAGCAAAAATGCCCTCACCGGGGTTAACCGGCGAGGGCTCTAATTCTGGAGGCAGGTGAATGCGTTCAAAAATCACCGCTGTCGATCATTTTGCACCCAGCCGAAAATTGACCAACTGCGATCTGGAGAAAATGGTCAATACCAACGACGAATGGATCAGGACCCGAACCGGCATAAGGGAGCGCCGGGTGCTGGATCCGCAGCGTGGGACCTCCTTCATGGCCATCAAAGCCGCTGAGATGGTCCTGGCGCAACGCGGTCTCGCGCCCGATGAGATCGATGTCATCATCGTGGCGACGGTGACCCCGGACCAGTTGGTTCCGGCGACCGCCGCGCTTGTTCAGAAAGGGTTGAAGGCCGGCAAGTGCTGGGGGTTTGATCTGAACGGCGGCTGCACCGGTTTTCTGTGCGCGGTGACCACCGGGGCGCAATTCATCGAATCCGGGGCCCACCAGAGGGTTCTGGTCATCGGCGCAGACAAAATGAGCGCCATTGTCGATTATCAAGACCGCAACACCTGCGTCCTATTTGGTGATGCCGCGGGCGCGGTGCTCCTGGAACCTTGTGAGGAGGCGGAAGGCGATTTGGGCATCCGGGATTTCATCCTGTGCCTCGACGGTTCCGGCAGCGAATATCTGAAAATCCCTGCCGGCGGCAGTCTGCTGCCGGCCACCCAGGAAACGGTTGCGCGACGGATGCATTATGT from Desulfobacteraceae bacterium includes these protein-coding regions:
- a CDS encoding integration host factor subunit alpha; this encodes MALTKNDIVAKVHELGFTKKKSVEIIESLLETIKNTLENEDDVLISGFGKFCIKGKNRRRGRNPATGTDLMLRERKVVTFKCSGKLRNKINRAVK
- a CDS encoding ketoacyl-ACP synthase III, with product MRSKITAVDHFAPSRKLTNCDLEKMVNTNDEWIRTRTGIRERRVLDPQRGTSFMAIKAAEMVLAQRGLAPDEIDVIIVATVTPDQLVPATAALVQKGLKAGKCWGFDLNGGCTGFLCAVTTGAQFIESGAHQRVLVIGADKMSAIVDYQDRNTCVLFGDAAGAVLLEPCEEAEGDLGIRDFILCLDGSGSEYLKIPAGGSLLPATQETVARRMHYVYQDGRSVFKHAVKEMADVATRIMTRNNLGSDDIRLFIPHQANYRIIDATAKKMGLAPEQVFINIARYGNTTAATIPMAMSEAYRAGRLGKGDWIILAAFGAGFTWGSMLLKWAMTQPAPG